A single Anatilimnocola floriformis DNA region contains:
- a CDS encoding SHD1 domain-containing protein → MGITAAKQKLARATGIPTTRGGRRRKFGPFGLFALVGLILGAAKAGSNAQSHKSPASGGGVSTGCIGCVVVGGVLALGVFVGCGGLLSLGALTTRDHLPHQHSPRNAFGSQPQPVDIPAAHRISTSENSRKLPVPSTLHRQITVDTASANKHDGAENNQLPLSQPDPHPILDTLKPTRPVRTWTSADGKFTVEAEFISFGAGKVKLRRVDNGKELNLDANHFSPADIAWIKSRL, encoded by the coding sequence TTGGGAATCACGGCCGCGAAGCAGAAACTTGCGCGGGCTACGGGAATTCCAACAACCCGCGGCGGCCGTCGTCGTAAGTTCGGTCCTTTCGGCCTATTTGCCTTGGTTGGTTTAATTCTCGGAGCTGCGAAGGCTGGTTCCAACGCTCAATCCCACAAGAGCCCAGCAAGTGGCGGCGGCGTCTCTACAGGTTGCATTGGCTGCGTTGTCGTTGGAGGAGTTCTTGCGCTTGGAGTGTTTGTTGGTTGCGGAGGTTTGTTGAGTCTCGGTGCACTGACAACTCGGGATCACCTCCCACATCAGCATTCGCCGAGGAATGCGTTTGGCTCGCAGCCACAGCCCGTTGATATTCCTGCGGCACATCGCATCAGCACTTCAGAAAACTCTCGCAAACTGCCAGTGCCGTCGACATTGCATCGGCAGATCACCGTAGACACCGCGTCGGCAAACAAACACGATGGTGCCGAGAACAATCAATTGCCGCTGTCTCAACCAGATCCGCATCCAATATTAGATACGCTCAAGCCGACGCGACCAGTGCGAACATGGACATCCGCGGATGGCAAATTCACTGTAGAAGCAGAATTCATCTCATTCGGCGCAGGCAAGGTGAAGTTGCGCAGAGTAGACAATGGCAAAGAGCTGAATCTTGATGCGAACCATTTTTCGCCGGCCGACATCGCTTGGATTAAGTCGCGGCTTTGA